One Pyrenophora tritici-repentis strain M4 chromosome 5, whole genome shotgun sequence DNA window includes the following coding sequences:
- a CDS encoding putative cbp4 domain-containing protein yields the protein MPSARTYLKAISGGAILCIGGPALVMWVTPTEEEIFKRYSPELQKKALAGREQRQKDFDAFVGQLKEAARSDKPIWTAQKEIDAKRSEEEQQTRRDERDAYAAEGRRRQAEIRASTQ from the exons ATGCCGTCAGCACGCACATATCTCAAAGCTATCTCAGG AGGCGCCATCCTCTGCATAGGTGGTCCAGCGCTCGTCATGTGGGTGACACCAACAGAAGAGGAAATCTTCAAG CGATATAGCCCAGAATTGCAGAAGAAGGCTCTGGCGGGGAGGGAGCAACGCCAGAAGGACTTTGATGCCTTTGTTGGCCAGTTGAAGGAGGCTGCACGGTCTGATAAACCCA TCTGGACTGCACAAAAGGAAATCGATGCAAAGAGGTCAGAGGAAGAACAGCAGACCCGCAGAGATGAGCGGGACGCATATGCTGCTGAGGGCCGGAGAAGACAGGCCGAGATCAGGGCCAGCACTCAATAG
- a CDS encoding MUS81, ERCC4-type nuclease: MPGDAQAPVKLSLPLEFQQDIFNQLREEDELVILARGLGLLRLVTNLLHSYDAAGNNLILLVGADDRENVWVGEALAEHAAVSNAPKCRGLSLVNTDLMSVGTREKLYAQGGIFSITSRILIVDFLSGLLNPETVTGIVVLHAERVVATSLEAFILRIYRQKNKTGFLKAFSDTPEPFTTGFSPLTNMMKNLFLTKPALYPRFHVAVANSLEGRKKAEVIELEVPMTDAMQDIQNAVLSCVEASIGELKKANPGLEVEDWTVDSALHKNFDQIIRRQLDPVWHRTTFKTRQVVRDLSLLRTILHALLTYDAVNFNKYLDTVLAASQPPPGSTKQNQSPWLFLDAADTIFTTAKRRVYTGKVSNAELANASNAVPESLQPVLEEFPKWAQLAEILQEIEQDAYFNPTPQDSSNGSILIMCGDQGTASQLREYLQTMYVKPEGIADEDEEEYEPSGKFMMRRKLRNYLTWKRDFSKVSAALFSENQKAINTSTDKNAQSGMRQTSGRPPPNKRRRVRGGGNAAAGPARSDTGAVRTAGDRDAHIASLMAELEPTEIEAAQKPGEVGFDPLDNMESYYELFDMNSLIVVHPYSGDLDEHILDETKPRYVVMYEPDAAFIRRIEVYRSSHTDRTVKVFFMYYGGSVEEQRYLSAVRREKDAFTRLIKERANMALTMNSAANLAPEESFLRTINTRIAGGGRLAATAEPPRVVVDVREFRSSLPSLLHGRSMVIVPCMLTVGDYVVTPHICIERKSIRDLIQSFANGRLFNQVESMMEHYKHPMLLIEFDQNKSFTLEPFTDFSAPSGGGASASGLASSPDLQAKLVMLTLAFPRLRIIWSSSPYQTAEIFSELKKQQDEPDPLKAVQIGLDPNQSGDEMRSFNQTSQDMLCALPGINEKAVTTLMLKSESIQEVANMEEREVCWLVGTDIGRRVHRFFNRSVYEEVPLQKFS, translated from the exons ATGCCCGGCGATGCGCAAGCCCCTGTGAAGCTCTCATTGCCCCTC GAATTCCAGCAGGACATCTTCAACCAGCTGCGCGAGGAAGATGAGCTGGTCATCCTCGCTCGGGGCCTCGGCCTTTTGCGACTAGTCACAAATCTTCTCCATTCGTACGATGCCGCTGGAAACAACCTCATACTACTTGTCGGGGCCGACGACCGCGAAAATGTGTGGGTTGGCGAGGCATTGGCAGAGCATGCGGCTGTCAGTAATGCGCCCAAGTGTCGCGGCCTAAGCCTGGTCAACACGGATCTGATGAGCGTCGGCACACGAGAGAAGCTTTACGCGCAAGGAGGAATATTCAGCATAACTTCGCGCATTCTGATTGTCGACTTTCTGTCTGGCCTCTTGAATCCGGAGACGGTGACGGGCATTGTAGTGCTGCATGCTGAAAGAGTCGTTGCCACGTCGCTAGAAGCCTTCATCCTGAGGATCTACCGGCAGAAGAACAAGACTGGCTTCCTAAAGGCTTTCTCTGACACACCGGAGCCCTTTACAACTGGCTTCTCTCCCCTCACGAACATGATGAAGAATTTATTCCTGACAAAACCGGCGCTTTACCCGAGATTCCACGTCGCAGTCGCCAATTCGCTCGAGGGACGCAAGAAAGCAGAGGTAATCGAGCTAGAAGTGCCTATGACAGACGCTATGCAGGATATACAGAATGCAGTCTTATCTTGTGTCGAAGCCAGTATTGGCGAGCTCAAGAAGGCCAACCCAGGCTTGGAAGTCGAGGACTGGACCGTGGACAGTGCCCTACACAAGAACTTTGATCAAATCATCCGACGACAGTTGGATCCTGTCTGGCACCGAACCACGTTCAAAACACGACAGGTTGTTCGGGACTTGTCACTGCTTCGGACTATTCTGCATGCGCTCCTCACATATGATGCCGTAAACTTCAACAAGTACCTTGACACCGTTTTGGCAGCCTCGCAACCACCGCCAGGGTCGACAAAGCAGAACCAGTCGCCGTGGCTGTTCCTAGATGCAGCGGACACAATTTTTACCACAGCCAAGCGGAGAGTATACACGGGCAAGGTGTCCAATGCCGAATTAGCCAATGCTTCCAACGCTGTACCGGAGTCCCTACAGCCTGTTCTTGAAGAATTCCCCAAATGGGCTCAGTTGGCAGAGATATTACAGGAGATTGAGCAGGACGCATATTTCAATCCAACGCCACAAGACTCTTCCAATGGCTCCATACTGATCATGTGTGGTGATCAGGGCACAGCGTCGCAATTGAGAGAGTATCTGCAGACCATGTACGTCAAGCCAGAGGGAATTGCCGAtgaggatgaagaagagTACGAGCCATCGGGGAAATTTATGATGCGACGCAAGCTGCGTAACTATTTGACTTGGAAACGGGATTTCAGCAAAGTCAGCGCTGCCCTATTCTCGGAAAACCAAAAAGCCATCAATACGAGCACGGACAAGAATGCTCAGAGTGGCATGCGTCAAACCTCTGGTAGACCTCCACCCAACAAGCGGCGTCGAGTAAGAGGAGGCGGTAACGCAGCCGCGGGTCCTGCTCGCTCAGATACAGGAGCTGTCCGTACAGCAGGAGATCGAGACGCCCATATCGCAAGCCTCATGGCCGAACTAGAGCCCACTGAGATCGAAGCAGCACAAAAGCCTGGCGAAGTAGGTTTCGATCCTCTTGACAACATGGAGAGCTACTACGAGCTCTTCGACATGAATTCTTTGATCGTCGTGCATCCCTACTCCGGTGACCTAGACGAGCACATTCTCGACGAAACGAAGCCCCGATATGTCGTCATGTATGAACCGGACGCCGCGTTCATTCGGCGCATAGAAGTCTATCGATCCTCACATACAGACCGGACAGTTAAAGTCTTCTTCATGTACTACGGTGGCAGTGTCGAAGAGCAGCGCTATCTCTCCGCTGTGCGCCGTGAAAAAGATGCCTTTACTCGCTTGATTAAAGAGCGTGCAAACATGGCCTTGACCATGAATTCTGCTGCTAACCTCGCCCCCGAGGAATCTTTCCTTCGGACCATCAATACCAGGATAGCGGGAGGAGGTCGTCTTGCGGCAACTGCGGAACCACCTCGTGTAGTAGTTGACGTACGAGAATTTCGATCCTCGTTACCATCTCTACTGCATGGAAGATCAATGGTCATCGTACCTTGTATGTTAACCGTGGGCGACTACGTAGTAACACCTCATATTTGCATTGAGCGAAAGTCGATCCGCGATCTCATCCAATCCTTTGCCAACGGGCGGTTGTTCAATCAAGTAGAATCGATGATGGAACACTACAAGCACCCTATGCTGCTCATTGAGTTTGACCAGAACAAATCCTTCACGCTGGAACCGTTCACCGATTTTTCTGCCCCGAGCGGTGGTGGTGCGAGTGCGAGTGGGTTGGCTTCTTCACCAGATCTCCAGGCGAAGCTGGTCATGCTTACTTTGGCGTTTCCTCGCTTGAGAATAATTTGGAGCAGCAGCCCATATCAGACGGCAGAGATCTTCTCTGAGCTCAAGAAACAGCAGGACGAACCGGACCCACTCAAGGCAGTGCAGATTGGTCTCGATCCGAATCAAAGTGGAGATGAGATGCGGAGTTTTAATCAGACGAGCCAAGATATGTTGTGTGCGCTGCCTGGAATAAATGAGAAAGCTGTCACGACGCTAATGCTCAAGAGCGAGTCAATCCAGGAGGTTGCAAACATGGAAGAAAGGGAAGTTTGTTGGTTGGTCGGAACTGATATAGGGAGAAGAGTGCATCGCTTCTTCAACAGGAGTGTGTATGAAGAGGTGCCGTTGCAGAAATTCTCCTAG
- a CDS encoding TPR repeat, SEL1 subfamily, whose protein sequence is MNAGYRQAPPNQRRAPPPQQLSQQQQYYQEDAYNNPYYEQSPPPQNQARRPPPQNPRAQQQAYNEPPQQRQDPRGRGAGRGDGPPHQGRGGMRAPGLDRSLLNMPAPKSLPQDNPFPTFPTQKPNQGAHQTAIDQGMAQMNISDNGPQAATRGPPGRGQPIAQQNRAMPQPRPGVNARQDSGNFESQNQRQASNRMPPGQRPSPANVDTSRGQLPHRVSDPMSPSRRAFGPNTQRSVTMPQSLPNGGQAGGYDGYQDFANPGAAPGYYGPGSPTYVPPRPSTAGGVRQNGPPIQHGQRPPMPQMPSQQQHSRPQQQYPPQNQQQAPNQYQQAQADEQEGLNTFYDDYYGEPDRKSLNSAIDMPDFDAIPETDNKHRRGDSIDKHLSPNYNKPAYAPAASAGPNGASQGQMLRSRSQPDLNGQYANAAHQVAPDAPPMPGLPRANTGFAGPNGLPNASRARGPPQRGMTTDGMSRGPPNQGSMPGQPQAFDPRYGRHPPGVQRGHSDDSAYSEPPPNTRNFAPPMGPGNPMQRPGTAGPGSGRMPGDPMGRAPVNAQALSNPDALPAHPTPVRPGLMQQGQQQSSHTPAPQTARPPPVRQYNSEPGRTSHEVQPSSTQRNSAQSAVSHPVTYDELNRLRNTWKKSNQADIATGMILSKKLVEASNVLADEGGTADARTKNKNREKFTQEAYKIIKKLVSAGSPDAMFYLADCYGQGLLGLQVDTKEAFTLYQSAAKGGHAASAYRTAVCCEMGHEEGGGTKKDPVKAVQWYRRAATLGDTPAMYKMGMILLKGLLGQQKNVGEAITMLKRAAERADRDNPHALHELALIYEAQTGSERAIRDEAYSLRLFRQAADLGYKFSQFRLGQAYEYGLLGCPIDARTSIAWYTKAAAQEEHQSELALSGWYLTGTSGILEQSDTEAFLWARKAACAEPPLPKALFAMGYFTEVGIGCPRSLDEAKRWYGRAAAYKFPKAQERLEELKRGGSKVQMKRERLSRTNQKQQEENCVVM, encoded by the exons ATGAACGCCGGTTACAGACAAGCCCCACCGAATCAGCGTCGTGCGCCGCCACCGCAGCAACTTTCACAGCAACAGCAATATTACCAGGAAGACGCATACAACAACCCATACTACGAACAATCACCACCGCCGCAGAATCAAGCAAGACGTCCGCCTCCTCAGAACCCACGCGCTCAGCAGCAGGCCTACAATGAGCCACCACAGCAGCGACAAGACCCACGGGGCAGAGGAGCAGGTCGAGGAGATGGGCCTCCACACCAAGGACGAGGGGGAATGAGAGCTCCAG GCCTGGACCGTTCGTTACTGAACATGCCAGCCCCCAAAAGCCTTCCTCAAGACAACCCTTTCCCGACTTTCCCCACGCAAAAACCCAACCAAGGAGCCCACCAAACCGCCATCGACCAGGGCATGGCACAGATGAACATCAGCGACAACGGGCCGCAGGCGGCAACTAGGGGTCCGCCAGGGCGTGGGCAACCCATAGCACAACAGAATCGGGCTATGCCGCAGCCAAGGCCAGGTGTCAATGCCCGCCAGGATTCAGGCAACTTTGAGAGCCAGAATCAGCGCCAGGCCTCGAACCGGATGCCACCAGGTCAGCGGCCATCTCCGGCAAACGTTGATACTAGCCGAGGACAGCTTCCGCACCGCGTTTCCGATCCCATGTCTCCTTCACGGCGAGCCTTTGGTCCCAACACACAACGTTCAGTGACGATGCCCCAGTCTCTGCCAAACGGAGGTCAAGCAGGCGGTTACGACGGCTACCAGGACTTTGCTAATCCTGGTGCTGCGCCTGGCTACTATGGTCCTGGTTCGCCAACCTATGTCCCGCCCAGGCCTTCGACTGCCGGTGGAGTGAGACAGAATGGGCCACCGATCCAGCATGGACAAAGGCCCCCGATGCCGCAAATGCCATCCCAGCAACAGCATTCACGACCACAGCAGCAATACCCCCCGCAAAATCAACAACAAGCTCCAAACCAGTATCAACAGGCACAAGCCGACGAACAGGAGGGGCTCAACACCTTCTACGACGACTACTACGGTGAACCCGATCGCAAGAGCTTAAATTCCGCAATAGATATGCCCGACTTTGACGCCATACCAGAAACGGACAACAAGCATCGTAGAGGTGATTCAATTGATAAACACCTATCTCCCAACTACAACAAACCCGCTTATGCACCTGCCGCCTCCGCCGGGCCTAATGGCGCATCCCAGGGTCAAATGCTGAGAAGTCGATCCCAGCCCGATCTTAATGGCCAGTACGCAAATGCCGCACACCAGGTAGCTCCAGATGCTCCTCCAATGCCAGGTTTGCCCAGGGCAAATACTGGATTCGCTGGTCCGAATGGCTTACCAAATGCCTCTCGAGCGCGTGGGCCACCCCAAAGAGGTATGACAACAGACGGTATGTCGCGTGGACCTCCTAACCAAGGGTCCATGCCTGGACAACCCCAAGCCTTTGACCCGAGATATGGACGTCATCCACCGGGTGTTCAAAGAGGCCATTCTGACGACTCTGCCTATTCAGAGCCACCACCCAACACGAGGAACTTTGCGCCGCCGATGGGGCCTGGAAACCCAATGCAACGACCTGGAACAGCAGGGCCTGGGTCTGGACGTATGCCTGGTGATCCAATGGGTAGGGCGCCTGTCAACGCTCAGGCACTGTCAAACCCAGACGCACTACCTGCGCATCCAACGCCTGTACGGCCTGGGCTTATGCAACAGGGCCAGCAACAGTCATCACATACTCCAGCTCCACAAACTGCAAGACCACCACCAGTCAGACAGTACAATAGCGAGCCAGGACGCACTAGCCACGAAGTTCAACCCTCGTCCACACAGCGCAACAGCGCACAAAGTGCCGTATCACACCCAGTCACTTACGATGAACTGAACAGACTCCGTAACACATGGAAGAAATCGAATCAAGCCGACATTGCTACAGGAATGATATTATCGAAGAAGCTCGTGGAAGCGTCCAATGTACTTGCTGACGAAGGAGGCACAGCTGACGCACGAACGAAGAACAAAAATCGGGAAAAGTTCACCCAGGAAGCCTACAAGATTATTAAGAAGCTCGTCAGCGCCGGTTCTCCGGATGCCATGTTCTACCTTGCAGACTGCTACGGCCAAGGACTCCTCGGTCTCCAGGTTGACACCAAAGAGGCATTCACGCTTTATCAATCGGCCGCTAAAGGTGGCCATGCAGCAAGTGCGTATCGTACAGCTGTCTGCTGTGAGATGGGTCATGAAGAGGGTGGTGGAACAAAGAAGGATCCAGTCAAGGCCGTGCAGTGGTATCGTCGTGCAGCCACACTGGGCGACACACCTGCGATGTACAAGATGGGTATGATTCTTCTCAAAGGACTCTTGGGCCAACAGAAGAATGTTGGTGAAGCCATCACTATGCTCAAGCGAGCTGCTGAGCGCGCCGATCGAGATAATCCACATGCGCTTCACGAGCTAGCACTCATCTACGAGGCGCAAACTGGCAGCGAACGCGCAATCCGAGACGAAGCATACTCACTACGGCTATTCCGTCAAGCAGCTGACCTTGGGTACAAATTCTCTCAATTCCGTCTCGGACAAGCTTACGAATACGGGCTGCTTGGCTGTCCAATTGACGCGCGCACAAGTATCGCTTGGTATACCAAAGCTGCTGCCCAGGAAGAACACCAGAGTGAGCTCGCACTGTCAGGTTGGTACTTGACAGGTACCTCCGGTATTCTTGAACAAAGTGACACCGAAGCCTTTCTCTGGGCGCGTAAGGCGGCCTGTGCAGAGCCACCGTTACCAAAGGCGCTTTTCGCCATGGGTTATTTCACAGAAGTGGGTATAGGGTGTCCACGGAGTCTTGACGAGGCGAAACGGTGGTATGGAAGAGCTGCTG CGTACAAATTCCCCAAAGCACAAGAGCGCCTTGAAGAGCTCAAGCGTGGTGGTAGCAAAGTACAGATGAAGCGTGAACGCCTTAGCAGGACAAACCAGAAGCAACAGGAAGAGAATTGTGTTGTCATGTAG
- a CDS encoding InfA, Translation initiation factor 1 (IF-1) codes for MPKNKGKGGKNRRRGKNENDNEKRELVFKEEGQEYAQVVKMLGNGRLEAQCFDGARRLAHIRGKLRKKVWINQGDIILLSLRDYQDEKGDVIMKYSADEARSLKAYGELPENAKINETDTYGDQGDEGIGFEFDEDRDDSDSDEADGTGKKEIDIDDI; via the exons ATGCCTAAGAACAAGGGAAAA GGAGGCAAGAACCGACGTAGGGGTAAGAACGAGAACGACAATGAAAAGCGCGAACTCGTCTTCAAAGAGGAAGGCCAAGAATACGCCCAAGTCGTCAAGATGCTTGGAAACGGACGTCTAGAGGCCCAGTGTTTCGATGGCGCTCGCCGTCTTGCGCATATCCGCGGCAAGCTGAGGAAGAAGGTCTGGATCAACCAGGGTGATATCATCCTCCTGTCGCTCCGAGACTACCAGGACGAGAAGGGCGACGTCATCATGAAGTACTCTG CCGACGAAGCCCGTTCATTAAAAGCCTACGGTGAACTCCCCGAAAACGCAAAGATCAACGAGACCGACACATACGGCGACCAAGGCGACGAGGGTATCGGTTTCGAGTTCGATGAGGATCGCGACGACAGCGATTCAGATGAGGCTGATGGTACGGGCAAGAAGGAAATTGACATCGACGACATTTGA